The following proteins are co-located in the Stieleria sp. JC731 genome:
- a CDS encoding DUF695 domain-containing protein, translating to MPLDKNDLNASDHMWLLGSVAMEDGTLLVRLNESANQWAGHPDLGIKLGFAIPFKLPPKGGVPNADENESLGELEDKIIATVTSQATGIHVLALTAPTVKELIFYISEGADIGAIHEHLQSLSTTHDVQCMAVRDADWNSYYDFFPEGRK from the coding sequence ATGCCACTTGATAAGAATGACTTAAACGCATCTGACCACATGTGGCTACTTGGAAGCGTCGCGATGGAGGACGGAACGTTGTTGGTTCGGCTGAACGAGTCGGCCAACCAATGGGCGGGGCACCCTGATTTGGGGATCAAACTTGGGTTTGCGATTCCTTTCAAGTTGCCACCCAAGGGCGGTGTACCGAATGCGGATGAGAACGAGTCGCTGGGTGAATTAGAAGACAAGATCATCGCGACGGTAACCAGTCAGGCGACTGGCATACATGTTCTCGCGCTCACCGCGCCCACAGTGAAGGAGCTGATTTTCTATATCTCTGAAGGCGCCGATATCGGGGCGATTCACGAACACTTACAGTCTCTGTCAACGACTCACGACGTCCAATGCATGGCAGTTAGGGATGCCGATTGGAATAGCTACTACGACTTCTTTCCTGAGGGAAGAAAGTGA
- a CDS encoding ArsR/SmtB family transcription factor, with protein MPTESKLAKTLSEEASQPAKPRGTVDDFAQAAECLKTLAHPVRLRIVQLLLFGRYTVGELAADCKIQDNVASDHLRLLQRCGFLVSEREGRRVYYQIAEPHLENLMACIEGRFLPSDTQ; from the coding sequence ATGCCAACCGAATCGAAGCTTGCAAAAACCCTTAGCGAAGAAGCATCCCAACCCGCGAAGCCACGCGGAACGGTTGACGATTTCGCGCAAGCGGCCGAATGCCTGAAAACTCTCGCACACCCCGTCCGTCTTCGCATCGTCCAGTTGTTGCTGTTCGGTCGGTATACCGTTGGTGAATTGGCTGCGGACTGCAAAATCCAAGACAATGTTGCCTCGGATCACCTTCGTTTGCTGCAGCGTTGCGGTTTTTTGGTCAGCGAGCGCGAAGGTCGGCGCGTGTATTACCAGATTGCCGAACCACACCTGGAGAATCTGATGGCGTGCATCGAAGGACGATTTCTGCCATCGGACACGCAATAG
- a CDS encoding bacterioferritin, translating into MASARSLENLQKGLSMELTASHQYQLHASVLDDWGLDLLAKQMKEEMTEELGHSDRFLERIMFLKGDPKMEFDKPPHRAPSLKELFESDLADEQEAVKFYTSAAHQASEDSDIGTKRLFEDIAIEEEAHIGWLELQLDLLQRIGEPAYVAKHMSSPHEGGDA; encoded by the coding sequence ATGGCATCTGCACGATCACTCGAAAACCTTCAGAAGGGGCTTTCGATGGAACTGACCGCTTCCCATCAATATCAATTGCACGCCAGCGTGCTCGACGATTGGGGTCTTGATCTGCTAGCCAAGCAGATGAAGGAAGAGATGACGGAGGAACTTGGACACTCGGATCGATTCCTCGAACGGATCATGTTTTTGAAGGGTGATCCGAAGATGGAATTCGACAAGCCGCCACATCGAGCTCCCTCGCTCAAAGAACTCTTCGAATCAGATCTCGCTGATGAGCAAGAGGCTGTAAAGTTCTACACCAGCGCCGCACACCAAGCTTCTGAAGATTCCGACATTGGAACAAAGCGACTGTTTGAAGACATCGCGATCGAAGAAGAGGCACATATCGGGTGGCTCGAACTGCAGCTCGATTTGCTACAGCGAATTGGTGAGCCCGCTTACGTCGCCAAACACATGTCTTCACCTCATGAAGGCGGCGATGCGTAG
- a CDS encoding DsrE family protein yields MNAMKLCCVFANVLLASTMVLAQDSAPPEPGPGFRGGRGFGFGRQFGRGPGQGMMRHGSNASDAESMQGHGGHGADDRHDEDHDVFQFLLQNHSKIKRTVTDLPDGVETLTESDDDEVADKIKEHVEWMQYRVEKVNPIRMRDPLFAELFRHADKIKMVHTDTERGVKVVETSSDPYVAKLIQEHAKVVSGFVARGFAEAMKNHAIPNNNAKVSKDLAFPVIEGHGGVVRLAEAAQQPKPGTKLIVDITKGGDATKLNPGIEKVAKFVNLYAGGGREPADAQFAIVLHGDATLAILNPDAYSEHFKTEGNPNLPLLQQLHEAGVEIYVCGQSLLSLGSQPSDVVVFAETAVSALTAVVNLQDEGFSYVPMLK; encoded by the coding sequence ATGAATGCAATGAAGCTGTGCTGTGTGTTTGCAAATGTATTGCTTGCCTCCACAATGGTGTTAGCGCAAGACAGTGCCCCCCCGGAACCCGGGCCTGGTTTCCGCGGCGGCCGAGGATTTGGGTTTGGTCGTCAGTTCGGCCGTGGTCCCGGGCAAGGGATGATGAGGCATGGCTCGAACGCGTCGGACGCGGAATCGATGCAAGGTCACGGTGGGCACGGGGCTGATGATCGTCATGACGAAGACCACGACGTGTTTCAGTTCTTGCTACAGAATCATTCGAAGATCAAGCGAACGGTTACCGATCTTCCCGACGGTGTCGAAACCTTGACAGAGTCAGACGACGACGAAGTCGCTGACAAAATCAAGGAGCATGTCGAGTGGATGCAATATCGCGTCGAAAAAGTTAATCCGATTCGTATGCGTGATCCACTGTTCGCCGAACTGTTCCGCCACGCGGACAAGATCAAGATGGTTCATACCGATACGGAGCGAGGAGTCAAAGTTGTCGAGACCTCCAGCGATCCCTATGTTGCGAAACTGATCCAAGAGCACGCCAAGGTTGTCTCCGGGTTCGTCGCCCGAGGCTTTGCCGAGGCAATGAAGAACCATGCGATACCGAACAACAACGCCAAGGTCAGCAAAGACCTCGCGTTTCCCGTGATCGAAGGGCATGGCGGTGTGGTTCGGCTTGCCGAAGCCGCACAGCAGCCCAAACCCGGTACAAAGCTAATTGTCGACATCACCAAAGGCGGCGACGCCACGAAGCTGAACCCCGGCATTGAGAAGGTTGCGAAATTCGTCAACTTGTATGCCGGCGGTGGACGAGAACCTGCGGACGCTCAGTTCGCGATTGTCCTTCATGGCGATGCGACCCTAGCGATTTTAAATCCGGACGCCTATTCAGAACATTTCAAAACCGAGGGCAATCCGAATCTACCGCTACTGCAACAACTTCATGAAGCCGGAGTTGAGATCTACGTTTGCGGACAGTCGCTACTGTCACTTGGCAGCCAACCTTCCGACGTCGTTGTGTTCGCGGAGACCGCCGTCTCCGCGCTAACCGCAGTCGTCAACCTTCAAGACGAAGGTTTCTCTTACGTGCCGATGTTGAAGTAG
- the ald gene encoding alanine dehydrogenase has translation MIIGVPKEIKSDEYRVSMLPVGVEELVTRGHKVIVEESAGLGSGLLDEDYVRAGATLATSGAEVFEKADLIVKVKEPQASEYGLIKPGQAVFTYFHFAASETLTQAMIASGSTCFAYETLRDQRGRLPLLTPMSEVAGRMSIQQGAKYLERPQMGRGILLGGVPGVPPAHITILGGGIVGSNAAKIAAGFQADVVILDVDLDRLRYLDDIMPANVNTLYSDRHNILEQIERADLVVGSVLIPGAKAPQLVRREDLKRMKPGSVVIDVAVDQGGCIETTRPTTHGEPTYIIDDVVHYCVANMPGAVGRTSTYALCNATLPWVLKLAGLGIDGAIADHGPLCQTINIHNGTVNNQGVAEAFGMQLNRL, from the coding sequence ATGATTATCGGTGTTCCCAAAGAAATAAAGTCGGATGAGTATCGGGTCTCGATGTTGCCCGTCGGCGTCGAAGAATTGGTCACCCGTGGACACAAAGTTATCGTCGAAGAATCCGCAGGTCTTGGGTCCGGCTTGCTTGACGAAGACTACGTGCGAGCCGGTGCGACGTTGGCGACAAGTGGCGCCGAGGTCTTCGAAAAAGCCGACTTGATTGTCAAGGTCAAGGAGCCGCAAGCGAGTGAATACGGTCTGATCAAACCCGGTCAAGCTGTGTTTACCTACTTTCACTTTGCCGCAAGCGAAACGCTGACGCAAGCGATGATCGCTAGCGGATCGACGTGCTTTGCCTACGAGACACTTCGCGATCAGCGAGGTAGGCTGCCGTTGCTGACGCCGATGAGTGAAGTTGCCGGACGAATGAGTATCCAGCAGGGGGCAAAGTACCTTGAGCGACCGCAAATGGGTCGGGGCATACTTCTTGGTGGTGTTCCAGGTGTTCCACCTGCACACATCACGATTTTGGGTGGTGGCATTGTCGGTAGCAACGCCGCGAAAATTGCTGCTGGTTTCCAAGCCGACGTGGTAATCTTGGATGTCGATTTAGATCGCCTACGCTATCTAGATGACATCATGCCGGCAAACGTCAACACGCTATACAGCGATCGTCACAACATCCTTGAGCAGATCGAGAGGGCTGACCTTGTGGTCGGGTCGGTTTTGATTCCAGGGGCAAAGGCACCACAGTTGGTGCGCCGTGAAGACTTGAAACGAATGAAGCCAGGTAGTGTGGTGATCGATGTGGCGGTCGACCAGGGCGGATGCATCGAGACGACTCGTCCAACAACCCATGGCGAGCCGACGTACATCATTGATGATGTCGTCCATTACTGCGTTGCTAACATGCCGGGAGCTGTCGGGCGCACCAGCACCTATGCGTTGTGCAACGCAACACTGCCTTGGGTTCTGAAGCTTGCCGGCCTTGGGATTGATGGGGCGATAGCGGATCATGGGCCGCTATGCCAAACGATCAACATTCACAACGGCACCGTCAATAACCAGGGCGTTGCTGAAGCGTTTGGCATGCAGCTAAATCGACTCTAA
- a CDS encoding AMP nucleosidase, protein MEDQFQIDPTSNLDDLCERILAGCSLMEQIYANGHYVRVTVVRSWSKHNPEISGKIARPKAFRWYLRRELLKLARRGAKITIQKSRPRVDLNAPTLLKTIDESDFDMTRKKVFMFGPERSELSIKRLEHYTGTLAEDFQRYVLLTNYHMHMEAFAETFPGCTGSTGTNVQMPTLHHIADDNRGISIVNIGVGPSNAKNLTDHLAVLRPDAMLMVGHCAGVRNHQEIGDFVLASGYMRADHILDEALPPSVPITPSFLLNRALATTLEDSNLRYRIGAVYTTMDRNWELSVSRTQHHLRASRSIAVDMESATVAANGFRYRIPSATLLCVSDKPLHGQPKLPSEAKAFYGETKKQHLKVATLAIESIKAKYPDGLPNSDIRAPDEALLEGPDAADC, encoded by the coding sequence ATGGAAGACCAATTTCAAATCGATCCGACTTCGAATCTGGACGACTTGTGCGAACGGATTCTCGCCGGATGCAGTTTGATGGAGCAAATCTACGCCAACGGTCACTACGTTCGCGTCACCGTTGTTCGCAGTTGGTCTAAGCACAACCCAGAGATCTCGGGCAAGATCGCACGCCCCAAGGCATTCCGGTGGTACCTGAGACGGGAGCTACTGAAACTGGCGCGTCGCGGTGCGAAAATTACAATCCAAAAGTCCCGCCCTCGCGTCGACTTGAACGCACCGACGCTGCTGAAAACCATCGATGAGTCCGATTTCGACATGACCCGAAAGAAGGTGTTCATGTTCGGACCCGAACGCAGCGAGCTTTCTATTAAGCGGCTGGAACACTACACAGGAACCCTGGCCGAAGACTTTCAACGGTATGTGCTTCTGACCAATTATCACATGCACATGGAGGCCTTCGCCGAAACATTTCCAGGCTGCACCGGATCGACCGGTACCAACGTTCAAATGCCAACCCTTCATCACATCGCCGATGACAATCGAGGTATCAGCATTGTGAACATCGGTGTCGGTCCTTCAAACGCGAAGAATTTGACGGACCACCTTGCCGTTCTTCGCCCCGATGCGATGCTGATGGTTGGCCATTGCGCCGGTGTCCGCAATCACCAGGAAATCGGCGACTTCGTTTTGGCAAGCGGCTACATGAGAGCCGACCACATTCTCGACGAAGCTCTGCCCCCTTCAGTTCCGATCACACCAAGCTTTTTATTGAATCGAGCATTAGCGACTACGCTCGAGGATTCCAACTTGAGGTACCGTATCGGTGCCGTCTATACAACGATGGACCGAAACTGGGAATTGTCAGTCAGCCGCACACAACATCACTTGCGGGCAAGCCGTTCAATTGCCGTCGATATGGAATCGGCGACAGTCGCCGCCAACGGCTTTCGCTACAGAATTCCCTCGGCCACACTTCTATGCGTGTCAGACAAGCCCCTGCATGGGCAGCCCAAACTGCCTTCGGAAGCCAAAGCGTTCTATGGAGAGACCAAGAAGCAGCACTTAAAGGTGGCAACATTGGCAATCGAATCGATCAAAGCCAAATACCCCGACGGTCTGCCCAACAGTGATATCCGGGCTCCTGACGAAGCCCTACTTGAGGGCCCCGATGCTGCCGATTGTTGA
- a CDS encoding methyltransferase domain-containing protein, protein MDDPQLDPKLHDAALAGLRRINRFSGTASVLWTELKRLHSAIGHEPLRILDIACGSGDNVIAIGRKAARHGISLCIDGCDISEQALQNARELAVRNGKQPHRFIQCDAIGQGVPEGYHIVMCSLFLHHLSDSDATALISSMASSAINGLLIDDLRRTGLGYALAWAGCRLLSRSPIVHFDGPQSVRAAFSESEVLRLVSQLQLRDCIVKHHWPQRFTLSWIKPAESELRR, encoded by the coding sequence ATGGACGATCCACAATTGGATCCGAAGTTGCATGATGCCGCACTAGCAGGCCTTCGGCGTATCAATCGTTTCAGCGGGACTGCCAGTGTTCTATGGACAGAGCTTAAACGCCTGCATTCGGCCATCGGACATGAGCCACTGCGTATCTTGGATATCGCCTGCGGTAGCGGCGACAATGTGATCGCGATCGGTCGGAAAGCGGCTCGTCATGGCATAAGCCTTTGTATCGATGGCTGTGATATCAGCGAACAGGCATTGCAGAATGCTCGTGAACTTGCGGTCCGAAATGGCAAGCAGCCACATCGCTTCATTCAGTGCGATGCGATCGGCCAAGGTGTTCCCGAAGGATATCACATCGTGATGTGTTCGCTGTTTCTTCACCATCTTTCCGATTCAGATGCGACTGCTCTGATCAGTTCGATGGCCTCCTCCGCGATCAATGGTTTGCTCATTGACGATCTGCGTCGTACCGGGCTGGGTTATGCTCTGGCCTGGGCCGGCTGCCGGCTCCTTTCACGTTCGCCAATTGTGCATTTTGATGGGCCACAATCTGTGCGTGCAGCTTTTAGCGAGTCAGAAGTCCTGCGACTCGTTAGCCAACTCCAGTTACGCGATTGCATTGTGAAGCACCATTGGCCACAGCGATTCACACTGTCATGGATCAAGCCTGCCGAATCGGAACTGCGACGCTAG